A single window of Nicotiana tomentosiformis chromosome 1, ASM39032v3, whole genome shotgun sequence DNA harbors:
- the LOC104099672 gene encoding uncharacterized protein, whose translation MDALRSADMNSDPGDFECNICFELAQDPIVTLCGHLYCWPCLYEWLQVHSHSHECPVCKALVEEHKLVPIYGRGKSSSDPRSRLVPGINIPKRPMGQRPQTAPSVDMDYLRHDELDPIGGFMPMPMPMPMPSARFGNSMLSDLFGAIPAFFNLHVHGFHDATVYGATTGVPYLFSGSFHGGYAHGFHYSNHLDGTKFFMKMLFLIIGFLLIISLIS comes from the coding sequence ATGGATGCTTTGCGTTCAGCAGATATGAATTCTGACCCTGGTGATTTTGAATGCAATATCTGCTTTGAGTTAGCTCAAGATCCTATAGTCACTCTTTGTGGTCACCTTTATTGTTGGCCATGTCTTTACGAATGGTTGCAAGTTCATTCACATTCCCACGAGTGCCCAGTATGTAAGGCTCTCGTAGAAGAGCACAAGTTGGTTCCGATATATGGACGAGGCAAATCAAGTTCTGACCCAAGATCTCGGTTAGTACCTGGGATCAATATACCTAAGCGTCCAATGGGACAGAGACCTCAAACCGCTCCATCTGTAGATATGGACTATCTCCGACATGATGAATTGGATCCCATAGGGGGGTTCATGCCCATGCCCATGCCCATGCCCATGCCAAGTGCAAGGTTTGGAAACTCGATGTTATCTGATCTTTTTGGAGCTATTCCAGCTTTTTTTAACCTTCATGTACATGGATTTCATGATGCCACTGTTTATGGGGCGACTACAGGAGTCCCTTACCTCTTTTCCGGTTCATTTCACGGGGGTTATGCTCATGGTTTCCATTACTCTAACCACCTAGACGGAACAAAATTCTTTATGAAGATGCTTTTCTTGATCATCGGTTTCCTCCTAATCATTTCCCTAATTTCATAA